In Prosthecochloris sp. GSB1, the following proteins share a genomic window:
- a CDS encoding SOUL family heme-binding protein, protein MQTLLLLMFSSLLLAGCSVFGKRTAPEPPYIVLQRDGVFEVRRYEPMIVAQAVLDGSYRSTSGKAFGKLSGYIFGSNRSNTEIGMTSPVLQERAGEKIGMTAPVIQEKEGDAWAMSFVLPPEYTLENAPEPQDADVVLREIPGARVAVIRFSGLHAEKNIEKHAGRLLLWLNRQGYRVLSPPRAASYDPPWTIPFLRRNEVMITIE, encoded by the coding sequence ATGCAAACCTTGTTGTTGCTGATGTTCTCCAGCCTGCTGCTTGCCGGTTGTTCCGTATTCGGCAAGCGAACGGCCCCGGAGCCTCCTTACATCGTGCTCCAACGCGACGGGGTTTTCGAGGTGCGCCGTTACGAGCCCATGATCGTTGCCCAAGCGGTGCTTGACGGAAGTTACCGTTCGACGAGCGGCAAGGCGTTCGGCAAGTTGTCGGGCTACATTTTCGGGTCGAACAGGTCTAACACCGAGATTGGAATGACATCGCCTGTTCTGCAGGAGCGGGCCGGCGAAAAAATCGGTATGACCGCTCCGGTCATCCAGGAGAAAGAGGGTGACGCATGGGCCATGTCGTTCGTGCTTCCTCCGGAGTATACGCTGGAAAACGCTCCCGAGCCGCAGGATGCAGATGTCGTTCTCCGTGAAATTCCCGGAGCGAGGGTGGCCGTCATCCGTTTTTCGGGATTGCATGCCGAAAAGAACATCGAAAAACATGCGGGCAGGCTGCTGCTCTGGTTGAACCGGCAGGGCTACAGGGTCCTTTCTCCACCGAGGGCGGCCAGTTACGATCCCCCGTGGACCATTCCTTTCCTTCGCCGGAACGAGGTGATGATCACTATCGAGTGA